TTGAAATTACACTTTGCATAATTTTGCTTAATTCTATAATATGTTCAGGATGGATATTTGATTTTTTTATTAGAAGTTTTTTTGATGTATTTCTAACCATTTTTGCATTATGAATGGCTCTTGCGGCATTTTCAATATGAGAATCTATATTCATATGTAGTTTCAAATCTTGAGAATGGAATTTATGCTTATAGGTTAACGTGAACTGTCTTAGTTACCCATTGTGTAATTACAAAATAATTTTTTTATTAATGGAGTTTTAAAAAACATGAATAATTAATTTCCAACTTTGATTAAAGGGAATTTTAAAAAAGTCTAAATTATTCATGTAAATCCATTGTTTGTATTGGATTTCATGCTAGAAGAAGAACTCATTGATCTGATGACTTTTTGTCTACAAAACCCTGACTCTGATGAGATTGCTGAAAAGCACAACAGAATTTCAGAAATCGGGAAAGAATTGTATGCTGATGGTGGAATTGATGCATTGGAAAATTTCTTTTTTGTATTAAAAAATCGCATAACAGAAGAAATAGAAAAAGATCCATCCCCAATGCGTTCACTATGGAATGGTCTCACTGATGAATGGCAGTACTAAAATTCTCTTGTGAGAATTTTATCCTCTACCAATTCTGAATATGGCTGTGCTGCATTTTGGGCATGTGCCTTTGATTGCAGGTTTACCATTTTTCATGGTGTATGGTTTTGCGCCACCGATTTCTCGTTTGTCTCGGCACTTAACACAATATCCTATTGTCATAACTGCAATAGGCTCAAACTTCTATTAGCGAGAACTTGTTGAACTTTTTTCACTAAGAGGCAAACCTCAGATCTTAATACGAACAATTTCAAGCTAAATTCTCTATATTGAATGTATTTTGGACAGTTTTAGGAACAAATTCTTAGTATTGTTAAATAAATTACATCTTTGATTATTGAATATCTTTTCAAAAACTAACTGACGTTGATTTTCAATGTTGTATACTCTGCTAATGCTTTGTGATTAATTGGAAAACCTTCCCAAACATAAATCTCAGCTGTAAACTCTCCTTCAGATTTTGGTGACCAAGAAAGAGATGGACTCAGTTTTTGATCTGGTGTTAGTTGTCCACTAATCCATCCCAACGAAACAACAAAACCTGTTTTATCTTTTATCTGAACAAGATAGACAAATGTCTGTGATTTGTCTTGATTGTTTGTAATATCAGCTGAGATCTGCATTTGGTGATTGACATTTACATTGTCAGAAATTTGCAATCCAAATGCATTCTCTAATCTTGGATTGTTAACACTTGATCTTTCTAATTCTGTTAACGCAAATGCTGGGGTAAAACTAATTGTAATTACTAATAGTGCTATTGCAAACCCGATGCCCTTACTTACCACGATATTTTGGACAAATTTTTTGTTAATAAAGCGTTTCTGCGTTGTTATTTTTGATTCTGAATCTAATTAGTTGTATAGTTTTCCAAATTATTGACAATTGTGCTTTTTTTGGAAATTTTTTTCCCTGGATTTAACAGGTTATCTGGATCAAAAAACCTCTTTAGATCCTTGAATATTTTGTAGTTTGCATCTCCGTATTGCTCACGCACAAACTCTGAGCGTGCCAAACCATCACCGTGTTCAGCAGTAATTGTACCGCCATTTTTGAGAATTTCATGAAAATACTCTTTGGCAATCTTCTTTATCATGCCGATCTTTTTTCTATCTGAAATCAATCTTACATGAATATTGCCATTGCCTGCATGTCCATAGGCAATTGATTTTGTATGGTACTTTTTATTGATTTTATTTAGGATCGAAAATAGTCTTGGAAGCTTTTCCAAAGGAACAGCTGCATCCTCAATTACATGTGGGATTCTGTTTTCTTTTTTGATAGTCTTTAGGCTATAGTATAATGATGAATCTCTGTACTTCCACCACTTTTGAATTTCAGATTTTTTTAGTAACGTTTGAACAATCTTTCCAGTATTGATTGTTTTTAATTTTCTTTCATTGTTTTTTATATTTTCATCATACTCTACAAATAGCAGGCATTTTGTTTTCTTGTTAAATTTGAAATTGATTTGATTCAGAGTTGGCTTGTCTACAAATTCTATTGCAGAGGGATTTGTTTTGTTAATCTCGATACAGTTCTCTGCTGCATTATTAACTGAATCATATTCAATGATGAACAAAATTCTTTTTTTAGGAAGTGGTTTTATTTTTAGTGTAGCTGAAATTATAATGCCTAGTGTTCCTTCAGAGCCAATGATTATTTTGTGAGTATCATTGATGGTTTTTATTTTATCTAGTCTGTATCCTGAAGAGTTTTTAGAAACTTTGGGAAATTTTTTCAGTTCAGTTCTTTTTATCTGATTTAAAATTTGATTTGAAATTTTTTTGTTTTTTGGCAGTGTGATTGTTTTTCCATTGCCGTTTACAAATTTTATTTCAGAAACATTATCAATTACACTTCCGTACTTTAGACTTCTACTTCCACTGGAATTATTGCCAAGCATTCCACCAACAGAACAAAAAGAACCAATTGATGGGTTTGGTGGAAAGAACATTTTTTTCTGATTCAGTATGATGTCAAGCTTGCCCTTAATCACGCCTGGCCCTACCTTGATGTGATTTTTTAAAACACTGTGGGAATCTAGATTTTTCAAATCAAGAATTATTCCATCATTTAGCGCACTTCCAACAAGCCCAGTTCCAGCACCTCTGACTGTTACAGATATCTTGAATTTTTTTGCAATTTTGACTGTATTGACAACATCATTTTCATTTTTTGCAATCACTATGATTTTTGGAATTATTTGGTAAGAGCTGGCATCAACTGAATAGAATCTTCTAAACTCTTTGCCATCTTGTACTTGTCCTTTGATTGATGACTGTAGTGCTTTGAGAATAGTTTTCTTCATGTGTTAAAATTAGATTTTGATTCTATAGTAATCCCATCTTTCAGGGTCAAACAAAGTTACAAATTCGGCTTGCTCTCTATCTATTCTTGCCCTAATTACATCCCTCAAGGCAAAACTTGTGAGGTACTTGTACTTCATGGAATGAGCTTGCATGATAAACAAATGGCGCATCTCACTTCCTCCCTTTAATCCCCAGTAGCCCATCTTTAATGCAAGGGGCTCTAGAAATATTGTATTTCCTAAACCGTAATTCTCGTCTCTTATCTCTTCACGAAGATTGTATGATTCAAGCGGTCCACCTTTGGAAAATCCTACCACTTCACCTTGTTTGTTATTTAGTCTCAGTGTGTTTAGAATTACCTCTGGATCTTTGACTGAGTTTTCAAAGTCTTTTTTTCTAAATTGCAATGGGGTTGGAAGCTCTAAAAATATATCATAAAGATCTTTTATGAAATCAGGATCATTTCTTGTTGCCATTTTTTCTATTGTGGGAACTAGCTTGAGATTATCATATGCATAATTTGCTTGAATTGTTATCTCCTGCTGGCGTATTCTCATAAATGATAACACAGTATCAAAAAAATTCTTTCTCATTTCTTTTGGAAGGACCTTGAGAATCTCTTTTGCCATATCTGTTTCTTTGTTTAACAATTCTTCAAAATATGCAACTGCACTTCGTACAATTAATGATGGCATCCAGGCAAGTGCATGTGCATTCATCTTTGCCATCTCCATTGCTTTTGAAAAATCACCTAGTGCATATCCGCTAATTCTATCCACAACTGATAGATACCATCCCATTTGCATTATATGCTCTTGGAACTGTTTGTTATTTCGTGTCAGCTCGCAATTTTCAAAACACTGTTTGATTTGCAACAATGCATTTTTCTTTAGTTCACCACTCCATGGATATGTTGTTCTCAAAATCAACACTTTGATAATTTCTAAATCAACTTTTGCAGATATTAGCAAATCTCTTAGCTTTTTATCCATTGAGATAAATCTCAAGACACTTTCTTCGTGTGGCTTGTCTACATTTTTTTGTGGATCAAAATCATGAAACAAAGCTGCAATGTATAGGTATTTTATATCTTCTAGAGTAAACTTTACTTTTTCTTGTGATGCAGCTAAAAGCGAAATGTATGTCACCTCTAATTCGTGATTGATGTTATGATATCCATAGTAATCAGTACCAAGTCCCTGGCTTTCAAACAAGTCAATTGTATAATCTAGCATTTCAACATAGCAATCATCTTCTAATCCGTTTTGTACCATCAAGTTGAGAATCTCATTTCTCATTGAAATCGTGGTTGCAAACTGCTGCAATACCAAAAAGACAGGATAATTGTTTTTAAAGATGATCTATTCTTGAGCAAAAATTCATTTGTTTTTCTTGGCTTTCTTAGAAAGATTCAATAGAATTACGAAGTGGGTATCACTTGAATGTCAGTCAATCCAGATTTGCTTGAAAAACTAATGAAATCAAATGAGATTTCACCTCTGAAATTCACACTATCCCTTAATGATAAGAAATACCCAATTACTGGTGTATCCATTACAAACTCTCCAACTCCTGTAAATGAGCCTACCACACGTGGAGGTGTCTACTTTTCAGACAAATTTGCCTACAAGATGAAGGGTGTGATAGAAGATCTCTCAGTTATTCCATTATTGACCAAAAAGATGCTTGGACCAAACACAGAGTTTGCAGATCTTAAAATTGAAACTAGCATTGACTCTTTGAATCTTGAAATTATTACAAATCTTACAAACAGTGTACAGACTCCAACATCAATTGAGCTAAGTATGATTATTGTAAAAATAGAATCAGTCTAGATTACTTTAAAGTATTTATCATATCTTTCTCTGCTCTCTTTGTCTGATAGTATCTCGTAAGCTTTGTTAATTTTAGCCATCTCTTCTTCAGAATCTGCTTTTGTTTTGTCTGGATGAGTTTTTTTTGCCAATTCTCTGAATTTACTTTTAATCTCATCTGGTGTTGCATCTGGTGTGACTCCTAGAATCTCATAGTAGTTTGGCAGCTCATCATTTAGTGCAGCTTCTCTGAATTTTTTATCCTCTGATGTGTTCTTTCTTTTCCCCAACTCCTCATAGTCATCTCCCCAGTCAGAATGATACTTTTCAAATGTCTTGTCTTTTTTTGATTCAAGATCGTCCTTGTCATATTTTGTCTTTTTTCTCAGTATGATGTCTCTAGCTAGAAACAAAAACACTGCAACTATTGCAATGATGAATCCTGAGAAGAGCATAATTTTTTCTTCATCAGTTACCTCTAATTCCATATCCAAAGTTTTTTGTGCATTGGCAGTTTGTGTAGTTGCAAAAATAATCATTACAAATATGAAGAGACTGAATTTTTTCATTGGTTTCTCCCTATGTTAATCTAAAATCTTCTTTGGTAGTATTTAGAACAACATGTGTTATGGTGTTCTCTACATTTGGAATTGCTGCTAGACTCTTGACAAAACTGCTCAGCTCATTTCGTTCCTTGAATTTTGCAATAACTATTGTATCTGTGGAACCAGTAATATCATAAACTCCGCAGACATTTTCAAACTTTGATATTTCATCTTCTATTCCCAGAATCTTGTCATTTTTTGCCATCACCTCAATTATTGCAGTCAATGTGTATCCCAACTTTTCATGGTCAATTATTGCAGTGTATCCTCGAATGATCTTCTCTTTTTCTAATTTTTTTATTCTAGATAGAACGGTAACTGTGGACATTCCTAGCTTTAGCGCCATTTGTCTTGCTGAGAGTCTTGCATCTACCATCAAATTTTTGAGTATCTTTTCATCTGTTTCATCTAAATTCATGAAATACCTATATTGAAAAATTTATTTAAATTTATGCTGATTGGCTGAATGTTTGTTTAGTTTTCATATGTAATTTTTGGTGTCATTTCAGATTTAATAGAAATGACTTTGGTTGTATTTTGTGGATGAAATAAAAGAACTGGTCTCAAAGGGCCAGAAGTCACTTGATGATGGAGATTTTAATGCAGCACTTGGTTATTTTGAGCAGGCATTGCTGCTAAATCAGGACGATCCTGACCTTTGGAACCACAAGGGTGTTGCATTGCGAAGTCTGGGAAGATATGAGGAATCAATGGAGTGCTTTAACAAGTCACTGGAAATTGATCCAAGGGATAAACATGCATCTTAATTCTATATTGTTTTTTAAAATCATTAATCAGGAATAATGAATTTGTTGTTAAAGTTGACCTCAAATGTATGACTTTTTGTGGCTTTTTCATGCGTAAAATAGAATTTTTTGGCTTATATGAGATCCGCATAATTCATTCTTAAACTAGCCCAAAAACTTCAGAGAAATCTAAACTAGAAATATCATAAAATTTCAAAAAGATTTTTCAAATCATCAGAAGATATCGGAATAGTGAGAGGTAAAAAGAGATATTTTTTATAACCTTCACTTAAGGTGTTTAATTCATCAAGACCTTGCTGAAGTGAATTAATTGAAAGAGAAGATACATTAGCATATTTTGCATTATCAGCTAAATCACCATAAGATATAATCAAAATATTTGAGTTTGTGGCCTTAAGTAATTTTTTTAGAAAATCAACAGAAATATTTTCACAGATGATAATATGTTCTAATTTATGACTTTGAGCCCCATTGTAAGTCAACTCATTATGATGGAAAGTAGCATTCGGGATTCCAGAAGCAGTCAAAACACCCCTACTTATATCACCCAAAGTTGCTCCAATTTGCAAATTTGTAATTTGTTTACCAAATAAGCTAGTCAACAAAGTCAAAAATCCTTTCTTGAGTTGAACATAACCATTTCTAATTTCAGCAGTCATTTTTTGTAATTGTTCGGATGGATAAACAGAAGGATCATCCCCTACCAAGTCAAAATATATCACTCGATGTTCGGCCAAAGTTGTTATGTTAAAGTAAGGAGTTATGCAATCAACGAATGAATTCCATTTACTGTTAATATTTTCAATAGAAAAAATTTCTCCCAAATTGTTTATATGATTATTATGGGAGTTTGCCATGTTAATAGCAATATTTAACATATGTTCATATTCTTCTATGAATTTTCTTTGTTCTTCAACAAAAACTCCACCTTTTGTTTCATTGATGGAAGATATTGTTCCTATTTTTTGAAATTGGAAATCATTTATTTTTTGCAAATAGCCCTGACTAGTTAGAAAAATTAACAAGTCCATTGTTGCAGAAAATAATTTGGGATTAGTAAGATTAATCGAATTAACATTAAATTTGAAAGTGGTTTTATCAACCGTCACATTATCTAAAATAGGCAAATTTTCAAGTTGATCACAAACATGATACAAAGTACTTAACAACAGATCATTTTCAGACCACAGTGAAGGAGAAGAGAGTTTTTTTCTGTCATAAACCCATTCGATTGATTTTTGAAGATTTGCTTGAGTAATTTTCTGCCCATTAAGAGTTAAATCAATCACAGGACCTTCTATATCATTAGTTATAATACAATCTCGTATCACATCATACAAATCAAAAAAACTAGTTTTAGATTTATAACATAAATAATTTTGAAAATTATTGTAATCTTCTCTTGAGGTTAATTCTTTACCATTCAAGATAATTTCAGTTACAAATTCCTTCATTTCATCAAACAAAGGGCGTTTTAGAAACAACAACTGTGAAAATAATGTACTACTTGGACTAGACTTGTCTTTAATCGTGGTTAAAAATTTTGGATCTGTAATAAAGATGAATAATGCATTACCTTGATTGATCAACATTTTCAAATTTGAAATAATTTCAAATGAATCATCTCCAACTTTATCAAGTTCATCTAGAATAAACAAGATTTTGAAATTCTCCTCTTGGAATTTTTCTAAAAGAGATTCTAATTCAGATTGCATTGTAGAAAAATCATAATCATGTAGATAGTAATATGATGCTAAATCAGATGAAGTCTTTTTGACAATTTTGGAATAATCAAATAAAAGCCAACCACCACCTAAAATGGATATTAATGGAAAAAGCCATGAGTAATCAGAGAGTAATCCCAAAAAGAAAAGTGAGCTAACTACAATAATAGATATTGCAGAAATTAGATTCACATGAATACGATAAGTTTTTTTACGAAAAATTTTTTCTTCAAATAATTTTTCATTTTTTACTTGTGAAGCTATTGCTTTATTATACAATTGAGATGTTTTTGATTTTAAATCACTACTAAAGTTTGAATCTTCTTTAGATATCTTATACAGTGATCTGATAAAGCTTCTCAGAATATTCTTTTTTTTCTCTTCTTCTAAATTGATAGATGTTGCTTTAATCAAAATGGGTTTTATTTTTGGATTCATAGTGACAGATTCATTAACTGCTTTGAAAACAGAACTGGTTTTACCTGCTCCTCTATGTCCACTAATTAGCATAGACCCCTCACTTCTACGAGAAATAAAATCAAGTAAAATTTGGTGTTCAGATTGTCTTGTTACATGATGGCCAAGTTCACTACCAATTTTTGGTTGATAATCCCAATGATTTTTCAATATAGTTTTTGGAGCATCTACAACATCAGATTTTATATTTTCACTAGACATAGATTACACCTAAAATTACTCATAAACTCATACAATTTAAGCATCAGGATAATGTGGAGACAAATCAGCTATAGATCAAAATTACAATTCATACAATATACTTGTCCATCGGCAGTTGTGTCCCTCATCTTTTTAGGATGATTGCAGTTAGGAATCAATTCTTTTCGAATAACTTCAAGATTTAAAATTATTGTTTTCTCTGAATGCAATAGTGCTTTTTCAACACCATAAGCATCATCAGAGTTTAGCCATTTATTTTGAAGCTCTTGGATTGTTTGTTTCTTTTGTCCAATCCACCAATCTATAATTTTGATTGCCTTTTGCACGGTCATAAATAAGAAAAATTTTCAATATATTTTTGAATTTGGTATTATCATATCCCCATACTAAAAATTATGATTTTTTCAGTTTGGATATTTGTTCATCAATATCTTTGATTTGAGCCTTGAGATCTTGTTCTTTTTGCTCATTTTCTGCAGCCATTTTATTAAATTCGGCAGCTTTTCTATTTACAAAATTTTGTATTGATAGAAGAATGCATTTCACTTCTTCCA
The window above is part of the Nitrosopumilus sp. genome. Proteins encoded here:
- a CDS encoding DUF5679 domain-containing protein — protein: MTIGYCVKCRDKREIGGAKPYTMKNGKPAIKGTCPKCSTAIFRIGRG
- a CDS encoding FAD-binding oxidoreductase; the protein is MKKTILKALQSSIKGQVQDGKEFRRFYSVDASSYQIIPKIIVIAKNENDVVNTVKIAKKFKISVTVRGAGTGLVGSALNDGIILDLKNLDSHSVLKNHIKVGPGVIKGKLDIILNQKKMFFPPNPSIGSFCSVGGMLGNNSSGSRSLKYGSVIDNVSEIKFVNGNGKTITLPKNKKISNQILNQIKRTELKKFPKVSKNSSGYRLDKIKTINDTHKIIIGSEGTLGIIISATLKIKPLPKKRILFIIEYDSVNNAAENCIEINKTNPSAIEFVDKPTLNQINFKFNKKTKCLLFVEYDENIKNNERKLKTINTGKIVQTLLKKSEIQKWWKYRDSSLYYSLKTIKKENRIPHVIEDAAVPLEKLPRLFSILNKINKKYHTKSIAYGHAGNGNIHVRLISDRKKIGMIKKIAKEYFHEILKNGGTITAEHGDGLARSEFVREQYGDANYKIFKDLKRFFDPDNLLNPGKKISKKSTIVNNLENYTTN
- a CDS encoding HD domain-containing protein, which codes for MRNEILNLMVQNGLEDDCYVEMLDYTIDLFESQGLGTDYYGYHNINHELEVTYISLLAASQEKVKFTLEDIKYLYIAALFHDFDPQKNVDKPHEESVLRFISMDKKLRDLLISAKVDLEIIKVLILRTTYPWSGELKKNALLQIKQCFENCELTRNNKQFQEHIMQMGWYLSVVDRISGYALGDFSKAMEMAKMNAHALAWMPSLIVRSAVAYFEELLNKETDMAKEILKVLPKEMRKNFFDTVLSFMRIRQQEITIQANYAYDNLKLVPTIEKMATRNDPDFIKDLYDIFLELPTPLQFRKKDFENSVKDPEVILNTLRLNNKQGEVVGFSKGGPLESYNLREEIRDENYGLGNTIFLEPLALKMGYWGLKGGSEMRHLFIMQAHSMKYKYLTSFALRDVIRARIDREQAEFVTLFDPERWDYYRIKI
- a CDS encoding DnaJ domain-containing protein; this encodes MKKFSLFIFVMIIFATTQTANAQKTLDMELEVTDEEKIMLFSGFIIAIVAVFLFLARDIILRKKTKYDKDDLESKKDKTFEKYHSDWGDDYEELGKRKNTSEDKKFREAALNDELPNYYEILGVTPDATPDEIKSKFRELAKKTHPDKTKADSEEEMAKINKAYEILSDKESRERYDKYFKVI
- a CDS encoding Lrp/AsnC family transcriptional regulator, which produces MNLDETDEKILKNLMVDARLSARQMALKLGMSTVTVLSRIKKLEKEKIIRGYTAIIDHEKLGYTLTAIIEVMAKNDKILGIEDEISKFENVCGVYDITGSTDTIVIAKFKERNELSSFVKSLAAIPNVENTITHVVLNTTKEDFRLT
- a CDS encoding tetratricopeptide repeat protein, with translation MDEIKELVSKGQKSLDDGDFNAALGYFEQALLLNQDDPDLWNHKGVALRSLGRYEESMECFNKSLEIDPRDKHAS